The nucleotide sequence GAGTGAAATTGAGAGGAGGAGAAAAATTGGTTCTTTTtccattttgaaaatttcaaatgaatgaaaactgaaaaaaaatattttgttgttAACCTTATATATCCTTAATATATTCCTACTATAATTAATCACCATTgacattaaattaataaaaaaaataatttaggtaACACAatgaaaaatttaattattattattttttttttgttacgtaGGATGCTGCTATGGTTTTGATGAAGCAGCTAGAGCAAGTAAGGGCAGAGGAGAAGGAATTGAAGAAAAAAAGGAAGCAAGAGAAGAAGGAGGCAAAACTCAAAGCCTCTAAGATGAACACCAATCCTGATTGCGAATCGTCATCGTCATCGTCATCATctgaatctgaatctgaatcaagtgagaGTGAATGTGACAATGAGGTGGTTGACATGAAGAAGAACATTAAGGTTGGTGTTGCCGTTGCTGTTGCCGATTCCCCACGAAAGGCGGAAACCATGATCTATACACCTCCCTTGTTGCCCGAGGATGTTAGTgctaatcatcatcatcataatgcCGTGGAATTATTCTCTAGAAACAATGACATATCAGTTGGAAGCATTAATGGTGGCCTTAAGAATGAGAATACTGCGGTTATTACCACTGAAGCTATTCCTCAGAAGAGGATTGAGGTATGCATGGGAAACAAGTGCAAGAAATCCGGATCTATTGCATTGTTGCAAGAATTTGAGAGAGTGGTTGGTGCTGAAGGAGGTGCTGCTGCTGCAGTTGTTGGATGCAAGTGCATGGGGAAGTGCAAGAGTGCACCTAATGTGAGGATTCAGAACTCTACTGCAGATAAAATAGCTGAGGGGTTCAATGATTCAGTTAAGGTTCCAGCTAACCCTCTTTGCATTGGGGTTGCATTGGAGGATGTTGAAACCATTGTGGCTAGATTCTTGGGCGAGAATCAGGAAAGTACTAATGAATAATTTGCTGGTATGCTGTTTGGAAAATTGTATATACGTAGTGCCAGAACCTATCAGattgttgttttattttatataaacataGACTGCATATTGTTGTGAGATTCGATTTCCTCATTTATTGGAACTTCCAGAGCCTGATTTGTGTCCATTCGAGCTCGACTCAAAGATTTACATGGCCTGCTCAATCtatgaattcaaatttgagggccCTGTTTGgcattaatattaatatattaatatttctTGTTATTCCTTGTTGGTTGTTATCATTTAGCAttctgtatttatttatttatttcgtgaTTTGATTTACCATATAGTGTTAAATACAGGAGACGAGTTCCTTATCAGATTTTACATCCATACCATATTTACTAAAGTTTAAATGATGGTATAACGGGTGGAAGTAATTTTTCTTTCTCATATGCCACTGCCGAAAAGTGAAATTTCATGCGATTTTAACATATTTGGAAAATTTCTTTCGAATGCTTTCCTATCATTTGCTTGGTTATGTTCCGAATATTGTATCCATATCCATAGGCTATCTATATATTTCTATTTATCTTGTGTGATATTTTAACATAAAATTGAGCTCTCTAAGGGTAATAGATTGGATCAAATCAGATGGCTAATATCAGTTTCCTCTGAGGTTACACTGATCTATCAATACTATATATTTACTCTCGGTGTTAGCCGAACCAATAAAGCAATCTTTTAGTTTCTTCTATGACCCTTTTCCTCCCAAACAAAAGGTTTCATCCTTTGAACTATTAAAGGAGGATTTTATACTGTCACGTTTATGGTTAACCGGTGCTGCGGTAGTGCGGTACATGAATACCATTGGTAACAAGGAAATTGAGCTTTTTGATATGTGTAACTTAGAAGTTAGAACCATGTTTATTTATCTCATTTTGTGGTTATTGATGTGATAATAAACTAACTGAAAACCATAAGTTAGTATATTAATAAAACTTAGGGAAAAATAAGAAAGATATCACAATGCACATACAATAAAGCTTTGATAGAAAAAATTAGatatataaaatagttataaaatttGGGGCTTATATTACAAAATTAGATATTTAAGATAATTCTTAAATTTGGAATGTTACATTATGGGTGTGAACATTATTTGATATAAATAGAACACGAAATCCAAATCTTCATTTCCTGTTGCAATGTTGTGTTTAGCTGGGAAGATGGAGTATGAGTTAACTAAGTAAACCTTGATGAAGGAATAAGCCATGCTTGTCAGTTTTTAATCAATGTTCTTGTTAGAGGCACAACAATTTCGGACGACAAATACAATGTATGCGGAAAAAAAGCTCTTGGTACGACACGTTATACTTTAGAAGGTTTAGTTTGGTTTAGTCCTACATCGAGGGGAGCAAGAACAAAGAGACGAGGGTTCAGTATAAAAGAAAGAATTGAAGGAGAAGCAAATCATACCTTTCTCGGCCTTTTGGCTAAGATCAAGTGTAGTATCTGTTCTTATCAGTTTAATATCTGATATGTGGGCCATTGGCCCACacgatattaaatttattttttgaggGGGATGGGCCACTACAGTAGCTTGCTACTGGGCCCATCGAGCGTCGCCTAGGCCTTACACTATTGCCTGGGCCTGGCGCACCCCACCAAATTAGTTCAAAGATTTCTTAATTCATGAAAAAATAGgccatttaattaaataatttatgcCTAGTATTAATTCTCATACTTACCAAACAAAATAAGGGATTTCTCATAATTAGGTAGAATAAATCTCTATCTCGCATCCCACAATTCGAGAAACTGTAGAATACCACAAGAGAGATCTTGGGAGTTGAAGTTCCAGCATTTATACAACCAATGATGCTGAAGGGGTTTCCATGCCCCCGATAAATAGTTATTTTTCGTGTTTTTGGGGCCAAAGCCCCCTGTTCGCCAAAAAAAAAGGATTTCTTAAATATGTGAGAAGTATGAAAATTGTTTAAATTTTCTAAATATGCACCGGGGATGGCGCACTGCATATCTGTCGAATGTTTTTACGCTGCGCTTGCACTTGTACTTATTTTATTTcccctattttattttttatttttaatattcctTCCTTAATCCATATATATTAGGataaaacacaaacaaaacaaaTGGAAGCCAATATTATATGGATCATGTTATACGAATGTCTTGGCtttgcaatgcaacctaattcaATTTACTATATGCTTATGTAAATAGAAATGCATTGGTTCGATTTATTAGAGACAGATGTTGACAACCTAAATCAACGCTACCTGCTTCGATTTACTGCGCGTCACAAACCCAAGAATTTGACTCTCAAATTCGATACTAATATACTGATGCTAAGATACAAATCAAAGTCATCTAATTCAATTTACTATGAGATACAACCTATATAAATACAGAATGTTGGTGGTTCATTAAAGTGAGACTTTTAATGGTTAGTAAAGATAATTTTATAGTTCTTGTACACTATAAAAGAACGATTAAGAAAAAAATGTGATAGAGAATAAAATTTACGGATAAATATCCATTGAGTCTCTATTAATTAGAGTTGTTAAAAGTTGACAGATTCTATCTTGGTCACCAATACTTTTTCTTTCTACGAAATATAATGATACATGCATATGGAGTAAAGAAATTTACAAGTCTCATTCATATATGATAATGTACTACACTGTACAGAGCCCCAAACTAAAACGAAACATAGGGGAGCAAAAAGTTAAGAACAAAAAGTGGAAACCTAAAATCTAATGGGTGACTTTACCAACATTTTCTTCCAATACATATTTCACATAACCAAACCATTATCTCCAGCATAAGCAACATAGTTTAGTGTAGTCAGTTCTACTCAAAATCTATTATTTGTTGTACAATGAATTTCAGCTTCAAAAGGCATTTGTGTCATCAAAGGTGTAATTCCCCATGTAAGCACATGTGGTTAATACTACAGGGAAACTTGCCACCGGCCACATATTTGCAAAAATGGAAATCCACTTGGGGTATCTCACATGTCATGACTGACGGGGCCGTTTTGGGTCAGGCTGATGTTCTGATCTATCCACATTATCACATCTTCTGACAAACTGGTCAAGAGTTCTCTGCTTTGAAGGGCTATGCTCAACAGTAGTATGCTTTGCAGGGCTACTCAATGGTTGATTATTTGACACAGCTAAGGTATTCTCATGGCCATCTAACATCTGATTTTTTCAATAACTAAAATTCAGAATGGTTTCTCAGAAACATCAAAATGTACCTCTCAAATACTACTTGAGTATAAATCTtgacaaaatataaatataaaccaGAATAGAACCACCAGTTCATTTTACCATATGAAATTAAGCATTATGTTCATTTAGCATTACATATGATAGTTCCAAGATGATGTAGAGATGTACCTGCCCCAAATTATCCAGTTTGGATTGCACCACATCCCTAAGATGTAAAAATTTACAAGATCATCAATGCAAAATAAGTATTAAGTCAACACTATACCAAGCAATGACAGACTGCAGAAATAACAGCACCTACCATATGATGTCATCAACCGTATCATTTGCCAGCAAGTAGTATATATTTACTGAAGAAACCTGTAAACAAGAACTAACTAGTCAAAGAACCATAACAGTGCATGTTGCCTTTGCTACTAAAAAATAAGACATGTGAGTTATTTTCATTGGAGATTATCTGTTTTCTTAATGTTGTCATGCAACTAGTAACAGCTCTCTCCTTTCTACTTCATGAGAGTGAGAATACCTGGCCAATTCGATGAGCACGATCTTCGGCCTGAATTAGGTCACCTGGAGTCCAGGATAGTTCTGCAAAGATAACTGTGCTTGCAGCAGTTAAAGTTAATCCAACTCCTCCAGCTTTAATGGATAACTGTATGATAACATGTCACATCAAATCATTATCTCAAGCAAAAATATTAACCAATACAACAGAAAAAATTCTTATAATGGAAACACATGGAAGAAATGCACAACAGAAAACACCATACCACAGCTGCCTTGATAGAATCCTTTTCCTGGAAATCTGTAACCAATGGTTGCCTTGATGCAGCGGGTGTACCTCCATCAATCCGGATGCAACCCACTTTTTTCCTCTGGAAATTTTTAACAGATTTTGTAAATGTTTATAATTTCCAATATAAGAAAATGAGTAAAATTGAACTGGTCTTACAAGAAGGAACTCATGTATTGCATCTATCATTGGCTGATGATGTGCAAATATAAGAAACTTGCAACCTGCCTACAGTGATCACAACATATTACACGAGATAACCACCAATAGCCCAAATGAAAAAGCAAGAtggaagcaagagaaaaaattGAGGCAATCAAACTTTCAAATTAAGCATACACAATGATTTGGGACGACTGGAGGATGGATGAAATATAGGAATTAACATATAATCTAGTTTACAATTCATGTACTCAGACCAGCCAACATTGACACCAATAATAATTGTGGCATTCGTATGAAAATGCCATACGCTGACATTTTCACCACACTGTTCTGCCAATTTAATTCATTCAAGTCATCGTCCTACATTAAGGGGCATCGTTTGCAATACAAGCAACATGAAAATTTAACCAACATtgaacatatttaaaaaaattggatGATAGAAAACCATGCAAGTATGCCAATCAAAGGAGATGGGTGAGATACTAGAGAAGCTGAGAATCTAACTTGACTTTCTTATAGTATATACAGCTGCAATCATTAATTCTTAGTATTgactttttattgctttgaagCGGTGGAGGGGAGCAATACCTCAATGACGGTTCCAAGANNNNNNNNNNNNNNNNNNNNNNNNNNNNNNNNNNNNNNNNNNNNNNNNNNNTGCAGAATCAGTATATATCTGGAATTGAATATATCATGATTCAGTTTTGGTCATATACCAGTCAAAATTATTTAAACTACTCACATATAGGCCAAGGCCTGACAAAATGTTGCAGTAAAAACTATAAACCTATCATAGTATCATAGTTCTAGGTAATAATAAAAACTTCCAAACAAATTGTACAAGTCATGATTATGTTCAGAACTTCTTCCATGCAAACCTTGTTAATCAGATTCTTTTGAGTAAACTTAAGAGATTCAGCCTCATCTTTTGATTTGGCAGACTTAATTTTGGCTTTTACCACCTCTAACtgcagtttaaaaaaaaaaaacaaaaaaacaaaaaacaaacaaagaaacAAATATTGGTTAGATTTTATCACCTCAAACTCAAACCGAAAATGGAGAGCACATATTAACATTTCGAAGTCAAATAACCTAATTTTGGAAAGAAAACTTACCACATTACCAATAAAAATTggtgagaaaatttttgaacCATTTTCAAAAGTGGAAGTTTTAGAAAAATACGCATAATCTAAACAAGAATCACATAGTTCAAATAAATGACATCCACAGTCCACTAGTTTGAATATGAACAACCCTATAAAATGTAAATAGAAAATGATTTTATATTGCCAAAATAAGCATATTGTCAAGACACCATAACCAGCTCAAACATAAATAACCAGAATGGCATGATGCTATTCTAGTCTCAAGACATAGATGCAAAATGATTATGTTGAATTACCTCACGGAATAAAGCGTTAATT is from Arachis ipaensis cultivar K30076 chromosome B01, Araip1.1, whole genome shotgun sequence and encodes:
- the LOC107635606 gene encoding diacylglycerol O-acyltransferase 3, cytosolic, producing MEVSGAVLRNVTCPSFSVHVSSRRRGGDSCVTVPVRMRKKAVVRCCCGFSDSGHVQYYGDEKKKENGTAMLSTKKKLKMLKKRVLFDDLQGNLTWDAAMVLMKQLEQVRAEEKELKKKRKQEKKEAKLKASKMNTNPDCESSSSSSSSESESESSESECDNEVVDMKKNIKVGVAVAVADSPRKAETMIYTPPLLPEDVSANHHHHNAVELFSRNNDISVGSINGGLKNENTAVITTEAIPQKRIEVCMGNKCKKSGSIALLQEFERVVGAEGGAAAAVVGCKCMGKCKSAPNVRIQNSTADKIAEGFNDSVKVPANPLCIGVALEDVETIVARFLGENQESTNE